The sequence below is a genomic window from Thioclava nitratireducens.
GGTCCGAACGGCGGATGAACGACTTCATGCCGTTGTATTCCACCTCGACGCCACCGTCTTCGATCGCGGTCACGGTCACGGTCACGATCGAACCACGCTTCACGCCGTCAACGGCATCCGAGAACGTGTCGGCGTCGAGCGCCTTGATCGAGAGCGAGATACGCTCCTTGTCGGTGTCCACTTCGGTGACAGCGGCCTTGACCATGTCGCCTTTGCGGTAATCCTGGATCGCATCCTCGCCACGCTGTTCCCAGCTGAGGTCCGAGAGGTGAACCATACCGTCGATGTCGTTCTCGAGGCCAACGAACAGACCGAACTCGGTGATGTTCTTGACTTCGCCTTCGATGACGGTGCCGACCGGGTGGGTCTCTGCGAAGACTTCCCACGGGTTGCGCATGGTCTGCTTGAGACCCAGCGAGACGCGGCGCTTCGCGGTGTCGATCTCGAGGACCATGACGTCGACTTCCTGGCTCGTCGAGACGATCTTGCCGGGGTGGACGTTCTTCTTGGTCCAGGACATCTCGGACACGTGCACGAGACCTTCGACACCCGGCTCCAGCTCGACGAACGCGCCGTAGTCGGTAATGTTGGTCACGCGGCCGGTATGCACCGAACCCAGAGCGTACTTCGATTCCACCGAGTCCCACGGATCCGACTGCAGCTGCTTCATGCCGAGCGAGATGCGGTGGGTTTCCTTGTTGATCTTGACGACCTGGACCTTGACGGTCTCGCCGATCGACAGGATCTCGGACGGGTGGTTCACGCGGCGCCATGCCATGTCGGTGACGTGCAGCAGACCGTCGACGCCGCCCAGATCAACGAACGCACCGTATTCGGTGATGTTCTTGACCACACCATCGACGACCTGACCTTCGGAGAGGTTGGCGATGACTTCGGCGCGCTGTTCGGCGCGGCTCTCTTCGAGGATCGCACGACGCGAGACAACGATGTTGCCACGACGACGGTCCATCTTGAGGATTTGGAACGGCTGCTTGAGACCCATGAGCGGGCCAGCGTCGCGCACCGGGCGCACGTCAACTTGCGAGCCGGGCAGGAACGCGACAGCGCCGCCCAGATCGACGGTGAAGCCGCCTTTGACGCGACCGAAGATGGCGCCTTCGACGCGCTCTTCCTTGGCGTAAGCTGCTTCGAGACGATCCCATGCCTCTTCGCGGCGGGCTTTCTCACGCGAGATCACGGCTTCGCCGCGGGCGTTCTCGACACGGTCGAGATACACTTCGACTTCGTCGCCGACTTCGATCTGCGGAGCCTCGCCGGGGTTGGCGAATTCTTTCAGTTCGACGCGGCCTTCCATTTTGTAGCCGACATCGATGATGGCCTGGCCCGCCTCGATGGCGATGACCTTGCCTTTAACAACCGAACCTTCGTTCGGGGTGTCGATTTCGAGGCTCTCGTTCAGAAGGGCTTCGAATTCGTCCATGGTTGCATTTTGCGACATGCGTTCAGATTTTCCTTTTCATCTTCGGTTTTCTGGCCTTGCGGTTGGCTCCGCCGGTCTTTCGTTGGAATGTCCGTGCTGCAATAGCGCACAGGCCGGGTGAGTCCCGACCTGCCTCAGACCGCGCCGATATAGGCGCGATCAACCATTATCGCAAGCATTTATTGCGTCCTGAGCAGGCCGTGGCGGCCTCTCGCTCAACCGTGGCTCGCACTGGCGAGAGCGGCCTTGACGTCGCCCAGCATCCACGACGAAAGCGGGGTCGCGCTGGCGGGATAGGTCGCGATCAACGATCCGTCGCGGCCCAGCAGCACCTTGTTGAAGTTCCAGCTCGGCTCGAACCCCTCGGTGTCATGCATGTAGCGGTAGAACGGATGCGCCTGCGGCCCCTTCACCTTGGCCAGCTGCGCCATCGGCAACTCGGCCCCGAAGGTCAACGCGCAATAGCGCTTGGCCTCCTGCGCGGTGGAGAGTTCCTGATGGAAATCGTTCGAGGGCACGGTCAGAACGACCAGCCCGTCGCGTCCGTAGGTCTCGGACAGTTTCTGCAACTCGGTGAACTGGGGCGCGAAGCCGCATTTGGATGCGGTATTGACCACGAGCACGACCTTGCCACGAAAATCGGAGAGCGACACTTTTCCGCCTTCGACCAGATCGAAGGACAGATCGCCGGGCACCGGCGTCGCGGAGTGCGCCTTGACCCGGAGCGGTTCGGGAAGCGGACTGTCGGCCCGCGCCGGAGCGGTCAGGGACGCGGCGCCAAGACAGATGCAGGCCAAAGCCAGGGGCAAGCGCATCGGACCTTCCTCATGTAGTTTTCACGTACCGCTAACGCAGCGAGGCGGGAAAAGGTTCACCATTTCGTGATTATATATTTCGGATGTTTCTTTTCCTCAATCGCAAATGCGATCGACGCGGCGATATTTCGGCACCGGGAATTCTGGTATTTCCATGGGATCACGGGGCTTTACGCCAGGGCGCACCGCTTCCGGTGCGGTGGTCACGCTGTCGAAATCGAGCGCGAGGCGCTGGCAAATTCCGAGGCTTTTCTGCGCTATCGCCCCCAGATCGCTCAGATCGACCAGATGCCCGCCCTTTCGCGCGAAGCCCGTGACGCCGAAATCGAGCGGCGGATCGAGGCGCAAGCGCTCGGTGTCGGGACCGAAGAGCGTCGCACCGCCTTTCCAATCCTCGGCAGGTCCAAGCGCCACCTGCAGCTCGAACCGGCCCGGCGGCACCAACAGGCGAAAGAACTCCCCACCCTGCGCATAGGCCCCCATCACGTCCTGCCCGGTCATGGCATCGCGCAGCACGATGTAGAGATCGCGATCCGGGGCGGATTTGATCTGCAACGGCATGGTGCGCGGCAGGTCCGTCTCGCTCCATAACAGGCCCTGCGGGCGCTCCTCGGCGGTCGCCTGAGAGGCAAGAACCAGCAAGAGGAGCCCCCAGCGCAGCATCCCTGCCCCCTAGTCCAGATCGCCCGCGCGGCGGGCCTCGATCTGATCGGCGGCACGGGCGACGGCCTCTTCGATGCTGAGATCCGACGTGTCGATCACGAGCGCATCCACGGCCGGGCGCAGCGGGCTGTCGGCGCGGCCCATGTCGCGGGCGTCGCGCTCGCGCACCTGTTCGAGCACATCTGCCTCGTCGCCGCCGAGCTCGAGCCAGCGCCGATGCGCGCGCACCTCCGGCGAGGCGGTGACGAACAGCTTCACCTCCGCCTGCGGGCAGATCACCGTGCCGATGTCGCGCCCGTCGAGCACCGCACCGCCCTCTCGCGCCGCGAAATCGCGCTGAAACGCCACCAGAGCCGCGCGCACCTCCGGGATCGCGGCGACGATCGAGGCCGCCTGCCCCGCTTCCATCGTGCGCAGATCGTCGCGCTCCAGATCCTCGGGGCGGAGCGCCTTGGCCGCGGCGATGGGCTCCAGCCCCTCGGTCTCGGATTTCATGCCGACCGCGCGATAGAGTGCACCGGTATCAAGATGCGCCAGCCCAAACTGCTCGGCCACGGCGCGGCTGATCGTGCCCTTGCCGGCCGCGGCGGGGCCATCGATGGCGACGGTAAAGCGCATGAACGGTCCTTTCTTCTCACAGCGACGCGGACAGCCGCCCTGCCCGGCTCAGCCTTCGCGGACGATCTCCGCACCCAGCTGCGCCATCAAATCTTCGAAGATCGGGAAGGAGGTTGCAATGGGCGAGCCGTCATCGACCGAGACCGGCTTCTGCGCAGCCATGCCCAGTACCATGAAGCTCATCGCGATGCGGTGGTCGAGATGGGTCACCGCGGTGCCGCCGCCCGGCACGCCTTCGGGTCCGCAGCCATGCACGATCAGCGTATCCTCGTCTTCCTCGATCTTGACGCCGTTGGCTTCCAGCCCGCGCGCCATCGCGTCGATCCGGTCGCTTTCCTTGACGCGCAGCTCATGCACGCCGGGCATGCGCGTCACGCCTTCGGCAAAGGCTGCGACGACCGAAAGAACGGGATATTCGTCGATCTGCGCCGAGGCGCGCTCGGCGGGCACGTCGATCCCGTGCAGCTTGGAATAGCGCACGCGCAGATCGGCCACCGGCTCGCCGCCCTCTTCGCGCTCGTTCTCGAAGGTCAGGTCCGCGCCCATCTCGCGCAACGTGATGAAGATCCCGTTGCGGGTCGGGTTCTGGCTGACGCCCGGCACCACGATCTCCGAGCCCGGCACGATCAGCGCAGCGCAGACCGGGAAGGCCGCCGAAGACGGATCGCGCGGCACGGCGACCTCCTGAGCCTTCAACTCAGGCTGGCCCTGCAACGTGATCACATGGCCCTGATCGGTCACTTCCGTCGTGATCTCGGCACCGAAGCCGCGCAGCATTCGCTCGGTATGATCGCGGGTCGGGGTCTTCTCGATCACGACGGTCTGACCCGGCGCGTTCAGACCCGCCAGCAGCACCGCCGATTTCACCTGCGCAGAGGCCATCGGCGTCGCGTAGCGCACGGGAGCGGGGCTCGGCGCGCCGAGGATGGTCATCGGCAGTCGCCCACCATGACGCCCGAAAGCCTGCGCCCCGAACAGCCGGATCGGATCGGTGACGCGGCCCATCGGGCGTTTGCGCAAAGACCCGTCGCCGGTGAAGGTCGCCACGATCGGCGAGGTCGCCATCGCGCCCATGATCAGGCGCACGCCGGTGCCGGAATTGCCGCAATCGATGACATCCTCAGGCTCGGCAAAGCCGCCCACGCCCACGCCATGCACCGACCAGCTGCCGGGGCCGTGCTGCGTGACCTCGGCGCCGAAGGCGCGCATCGCCTTGGCCGTGTCGAGCACGTCTTCGCCTTCGAGCAGGCCGGTGATCTTCGTCTCGCCCACCGAGAGCGCGCCGAGGATCAGCGCGCGATGGCTGATCGACTTGTCGCCGGGAACCTCCGCCGTGCCCTTGAGGGGACCGCAGGCGTGCGAGGTCATTTTGATCGGTGTGCCGTGGCCGGACATGATGCCTCCCTAATTTCAACGCGCCCCTGTTAGCGCGATCTGGCGGGAGGCGGAAGGGCTCAGATCCGCCGATAGGTCAGGTAATGCGGCTTGCGGCCCTCACGCAGCGCTTTCTGTTCGTAGCGCGTCGAGAGCCAGTCCGCCCACGGTGTATCCCAATCGCCGGAAACCGGCTGCGGATCGTCGAAATCGAAGGCGGCGGGCACCTCGAACAGCGGCTCGAATCCGGCCTGCGGGACTTCCTCGACCGTCTGGCGGACATAGTCGGGGATGTCGGTCGCCACGCGGAATTCCGATCCCGGTTTCAGCGCGCGGTGCAGCGGTTCGAGATGCTCCTGCGTCACGAAGCGCCGACGATGGTGCTTCGATTTCGGCCACGGGTCTGGGTAGAGGAGAAACGCCTTCGAGATCGAGCCCTCGGGCAGCACATCCATCAGGTCGCGCGCATCGCCGGGATGGACCGAGACATTCGGTATTTTCTCGCGCCGCAGCTTACCCAAGAGCATCGCCACGCCATTGACGAAAGGCTCGCAGCCGATGAATTCCACGTCCGGATAGGTCTGCGCCATGTGGGCGAGATGTTCACCCCCTCCGAAGCCCACTTCAAGCCAGACCGGCTTGCCCTTGAACCGCGTCTCCATGTCGAGCGGCTCGCGGTCGGGGTTCTCCTCCCAACCGACGGGACCGGGCAGACGGCCCGGCAGGTCCTCGCGCAGATATTCCTTCTGCGCCTTGTTCAACGTCTTGCCGTGGCGGCGACCATAGAAGTTGCGCCAGGGCTGTTCGGGGGTGTCATTCTCGCTCATGGGAGGGGCCTCTAGCGGCGTCTCTCGAAAGGTTCAAGCCTTCTGAATGAGGAACAGCCCCAGGCACATGAAACCGATCCCCGCCCCGCGCATCAGAGTGATCGGCCGGACCAACGCGCCAAACAGTCCGAACTGGTCGATCGCGGCGGCGGCGATCATCTGGCCCAGCAGCACGAAGAACACCGCATTGCCGACCCCGAATTTCGGCGCGATGAAGGTGATCGAGATCACGTAGAAGGCAACGAGGAGCCCCGCGAGAAACAGATACCAAGGCTGCCCCGGCAGACGTGCGAGCGGCGCGGGACCGACGGTGAAGAGCATCACGATCACCGCACCCGACAGCGCAACGCAGAACAGGACGACCGCCGCGACCGCAGGCGATGCGATCCGCGCGCCAAGCTGGGCGTTGAGTGCGGCCAGCACCGGAATCCCGATCCCGGCGGCAAGCATGATGGCGGCATAGCGCAGGGCGTCGGGCATGGTCTGTCTCCTGTTGTTTTGCGGCGGAGAGTGGCGCGGAAGGTCGGAAGGCGCAAGCTGGATCGCGAAGCGTTCGGTCTGCTCGTCTGCGCGCACGAACCGCGTTGGACGACCAGCCTCAAGGCCGCACCCGCCGCTCAGCACCATCCCCGCAAAAGCAAACGGGCAGAGGTTCCCCCTGCCCGTCGCAAATTCCTGAAAGCTCTCGCCTCAGACCGCCTTCTTCAGCGCCTCGACCAGATCGGTCTTCTCCCAGGAGAAGCCGCCATCGGCCTCCGGGGCGCGACCGAAATGGCCATAGGCCGCGGTGCGCTCGTAGATCGGCTTGCAAAGATCGAGCGTCTCGCGGATGCCTTTCGGCGTCAGGTCCATCACTTGCGCCACGGCTTTCTCGATCACCTCGTCGGGCACTTCGCCGGTGCCGAACGTGTCGACATAGATCGACAGCGGTTTCGCCACGCCGATCGCGTAGGACACCTGAATCACGCATTTGCGCGCCATGCCTGCCGCCACCACGTTCTTCGCCAGATAGCGCGCCGCATAGGCCGCCGAACGGTCCACCTTGGTCGGGTCCTTGCCCGA
It includes:
- the rpsA gene encoding 30S ribosomal protein S1, translating into MSQNATMDEFEALLNESLEIDTPNEGSVVKGKVIAIEAGQAIIDVGYKMEGRVELKEFANPGEAPQIEVGDEVEVYLDRVENARGEAVISREKARREEAWDRLEAAYAKEERVEGAIFGRVKGGFTVDLGGAVAFLPGSQVDVRPVRDAGPLMGLKQPFQILKMDRRRGNIVVSRRAILEESRAEQRAEVIANLSEGQVVDGVVKNITEYGAFVDLGGVDGLLHVTDMAWRRVNHPSEILSIGETVKVQVVKINKETHRISLGMKQLQSDPWDSVESKYALGSVHTGRVTNITDYGAFVELEPGVEGLVHVSEMSWTKKNVHPGKIVSTSQEVDVMVLEIDTAKRRVSLGLKQTMRNPWEVFAETHPVGTVIEGEVKNITEFGLFVGLENDIDGMVHLSDLSWEQRGEDAIQDYRKGDMVKAAVTEVDTDKERISLSIKALDADTFSDAVDGVKRGSIVTVTVTAIEDGGVEVEYNGMKSFIRRSDLARDRADQRPERFQVGDHVDVRVTNVDSKTRKLGVSIKAREIAEEKEAVEQYGSSDSGASLGDILGAALKGDK
- a CDS encoding glutathione peroxidase, whose amino-acid sequence is MRLPLALACICLGAASLTAPARADSPLPEPLRVKAHSATPVPGDLSFDLVEGGKVSLSDFRGKVVLVVNTASKCGFAPQFTELQKLSETYGRDGLVVLTVPSNDFHQELSTAQEAKRYCALTFGAELPMAQLAKVKGPQAHPFYRYMHDTEGFEPSWNFNKVLLGRDGSLIATYPASATPLSSWMLGDVKAALASASHG
- a CDS encoding (d)CMP kinase, with product MRFTVAIDGPAAAGKGTISRAVAEQFGLAHLDTGALYRAVGMKSETEGLEPIAAAKALRPEDLERDDLRTMEAGQAASIVAAIPEVRAALVAFQRDFAAREGGAVLDGRDIGTVICPQAEVKLFVTASPEVRAHRRWLELGGDEADVLEQVRERDARDMGRADSPLRPAVDALVIDTSDLSIEEAVARAADQIEARRAGDLD
- the aroA gene encoding 3-phosphoshikimate 1-carboxyvinyltransferase, translated to MSGHGTPIKMTSHACGPLKGTAEVPGDKSISHRALILGALSVGETKITGLLEGEDVLDTAKAMRAFGAEVTQHGPGSWSVHGVGVGGFAEPEDVIDCGNSGTGVRLIMGAMATSPIVATFTGDGSLRKRPMGRVTDPIRLFGAQAFGRHGGRLPMTILGAPSPAPVRYATPMASAQVKSAVLLAGLNAPGQTVVIEKTPTRDHTERMLRGFGAEITTEVTDQGHVITLQGQPELKAQEVAVPRDPSSAAFPVCAALIVPGSEIVVPGVSQNPTRNGIFITLREMGADLTFENEREEGGEPVADLRVRYSKLHGIDVPAERASAQIDEYPVLSVVAAFAEGVTRMPGVHELRVKESDRIDAMARGLEANGVKIEEDEDTLIVHGCGPEGVPGGGTAVTHLDHRIAMSFMVLGMAAQKPVSVDDGSPIATSFPIFEDLMAQLGAEIVREG
- the trmB gene encoding tRNA (guanine(46)-N(7))-methyltransferase TrmB, which codes for MSENDTPEQPWRNFYGRRHGKTLNKAQKEYLREDLPGRLPGPVGWEENPDREPLDMETRFKGKPVWLEVGFGGGEHLAHMAQTYPDVEFIGCEPFVNGVAMLLGKLRREKIPNVSVHPGDARDLMDVLPEGSISKAFLLYPDPWPKSKHHRRRFVTQEHLEPLHRALKPGSEFRVATDIPDYVRQTVEEVPQAGFEPLFEVPAAFDFDDPQPVSGDWDTPWADWLSTRYEQKALREGRKPHYLTYRRI
- a CDS encoding DMT family transporter, encoding MPDALRYAAIMLAAGIGIPVLAALNAQLGARIASPAVAAVVLFCVALSGAVIVMLFTVGPAPLARLPGQPWYLFLAGLLVAFYVISITFIAPKFGVGNAVFFVLLGQMIAAAAIDQFGLFGALVRPITLMRGAGIGFMCLGLFLIQKA